The proteins below come from a single Chryseobacterium capnotolerans genomic window:
- a CDS encoding ATP-binding protein encodes MAKFKTRARALDLLGRQQIAGIPTAINELIKNAHDAYADKFDIDFIRKENLLILRDDGLGMTRDEFESRWLTIGTESKFINSKTALPPTDNTKPSRPIMGEKGIGRLAIASIGKQVLIITKAKNRKEKHKIVVILINWEIFELPGINLEDIVIPIKEFDVLPNENDINELKQEVQESLESLLDKNIISGRDFSKISETVNSLQVNPKDLNDKLVSDFNIEQSDRGGTFFYISPVSENLLFDIDGDKGSKDATKIEKMLIGFHNTMTPNHPKPIIDINFRDYKGDDNLYINLIDKEQFFTPDEFELADHHFKGKFDEFGQFKGDIQIYREKKFDHIVNWSGNNLKPTDCGGFEINLAYVQGQLKDSVVDLENWNRLTAKTEKFGGLYIYKDNIRVLPYGDSDYDFLDIEKNRSKRASTYFFSYRRMFGTINISHNGNYKLVEKAGREGFIENKAYRQLQAILKNFFIQLAADFFDIQSKTPQSEFYNEKKNERNNLYKALERRDKLAKGKKENFVKALDLFFKKLNENKYEKDINLILDEAQIQLNTVIYIKDLEEASQKVIDVEFETRQKLSEYKRSITVTSPKGFTISKSVRIDFDTYLSEYRILEETLFRNAITEVDKIISNYSEKLNLEISKRKRLEQAVEFISTEAVKVNTKKRIETNEIVTDVSQKIKEVTGQLMIDLDYQIRSVKDKFKNLSINETDDFDLVEERKRMEDEIEMISQRNTHIMDRIIRQFESFYIEKDNDGNIITNDQISDALAEELDDLRERVQADIELSQLGLAVGILHHEFSSTVKSIRSSIKDLKAWSDVNEQLDGVYNNIKVSFEHLDGYLNLFTPLNRRLNRRREDIGLLEIKTFLIDLFKSRFERHNIQFKHTKAFASHKLFGFRSTFYPVFVNLIDNAIYWLNQSNTEEKIIRLHADDTGVYISNNGIEINIQDQDRIFIMGFSRKNHGRGMGLSISQEVLNAENYSLSVVSPREKSTVTFKITRIQTQDND; translated from the coding sequence ATGGCAAAATTTAAAACAAGAGCTAGAGCACTAGATTTACTAGGGAGACAGCAAATTGCTGGTATCCCAACAGCTATTAACGAGCTTATTAAGAATGCTCACGATGCATATGCTGATAAGTTTGATATAGATTTTATACGTAAAGAAAATTTACTTATACTAAGAGATGATGGCCTAGGAATGACCAGAGATGAATTTGAATCCAGATGGCTTACTATTGGTACTGAAAGTAAATTTATTAATTCAAAAACTGCACTTCCTCCTACTGATAACACAAAACCTTCTAGACCAATTATGGGAGAGAAAGGTATAGGTAGGCTTGCAATTGCTTCAATAGGAAAACAAGTTTTAATAATTACTAAAGCAAAAAACAGAAAAGAAAAACATAAAATTGTAGTAATTCTAATTAATTGGGAAATATTTGAATTACCTGGAATTAATCTTGAAGATATAGTAATACCTATAAAAGAATTTGATGTATTACCGAATGAAAATGACATTAATGAATTAAAACAAGAAGTCCAAGAATCTCTTGAAAGTCTTTTAGACAAAAATATCATTTCTGGGAGAGATTTCTCCAAGATTTCAGAAACAGTAAACTCTTTACAAGTTAATCCAAAAGATTTAAATGATAAACTTGTTAGTGATTTCAATATTGAACAATCTGATAGAGGTGGAACTTTCTTTTACATATCTCCCGTTAGCGAAAATTTACTATTCGATATTGATGGTGACAAAGGTTCCAAGGATGCAACCAAAATAGAAAAAATGTTGATTGGATTCCATAATACGATGACACCTAATCATCCAAAACCTATTATAGACATAAATTTTAGGGATTACAAAGGTGATGATAACTTATATATTAATCTAATTGATAAAGAGCAATTTTTCACTCCTGATGAATTTGAATTAGCAGATCATCATTTTAAAGGTAAGTTTGATGAATTCGGTCAATTTAAAGGTGATATTCAAATATATAGAGAAAAAAAATTCGATCATATTGTAAATTGGTCCGGTAATAATTTGAAACCTACAGACTGTGGAGGTTTTGAAATTAATCTTGCTTATGTTCAAGGACAACTAAAAGATTCAGTAGTTGATTTAGAAAATTGGAATAGATTAACAGCAAAGACTGAAAAGTTTGGAGGACTTTACATTTATAAAGATAATATAAGAGTACTTCCATACGGTGATTCTGATTATGATTTTTTAGATATAGAAAAAAACCGTTCTAAAAGAGCTTCAACTTACTTTTTCTCTTATAGAAGAATGTTTGGAACAATAAATATTTCTCATAATGGAAACTATAAATTAGTAGAAAAAGCAGGTAGAGAAGGATTTATTGAGAATAAAGCATACAGACAATTACAAGCTATCCTAAAAAACTTTTTTATACAATTAGCTGCTGATTTTTTTGATATCCAAAGTAAAACACCACAATCAGAGTTTTATAATGAGAAAAAAAATGAACGTAATAATCTTTACAAAGCACTTGAAAGACGTGATAAATTAGCTAAAGGAAAAAAAGAGAATTTTGTAAAAGCTTTGGATCTTTTTTTTAAAAAACTGAATGAAAATAAATATGAAAAAGATATTAATTTAATTCTCGATGAAGCTCAAATTCAACTCAATACGGTAATATATATTAAAGATTTGGAGGAGGCTAGTCAAAAAGTAATTGACGTTGAATTTGAAACGAGACAAAAACTATCAGAATATAAAAGAAGTATTACTGTTACCAGTCCGAAAGGGTTTACTATTTCCAAAAGTGTAAGAATTGATTTTGATACCTACCTGTCTGAATATAGAATATTGGAAGAGACACTATTTAGAAATGCTATAACAGAAGTAGATAAAATAATTTCTAATTATAGTGAAAAACTAAATTTAGAAATAAGCAAAAGAAAACGTTTAGAACAAGCTGTTGAATTTATCTCTACTGAAGCAGTAAAGGTTAATACTAAAAAACGAATAGAAACAAATGAGATTGTTACTGATGTTTCACAAAAAATAAAAGAAGTGACAGGACAACTCATGATTGATCTAGATTATCAAATTCGATCCGTAAAAGATAAATTCAAGAACCTAAGTATCAATGAAACTGATGATTTTGATTTGGTCGAAGAACGAAAAAGGATGGAGGATGAAATCGAGATGATTAGCCAAAGAAATACTCATATAATGGATCGTATTATCCGTCAATTTGAAAGCTTTTATATTGAAAAAGATAATGACGGTAATATTATTACAAACGATCAGATTTCTGATGCTCTAGCAGAAGAATTAGATGATCTGAGAGAGCGTGTACAAGCTGATATTGAATTAAGTCAGTTAGGTTTAGCAGTAGGAATATTACATCACGAATTTAGTAGCACTGTTAAATCAATTAGAAGTAGTATTAAGGATTTAAAAGCTTGGTCAGATGTAAATGAACAATTAGACGGGGTTTACAATAATATTAAAGTAAGTTTTGAACATTTAGATGGCTATTTAAATCTTTTTACACCTTTAAATAGGCGTTTAAATAGAAGAAGAGAAGATATTGGATTATTGGAGATCAAAACTTTCCTTATTGACTTATTTAAATCTCGCTTTGAACGTCATAATATTCAATTTAAACATACGAAAGCTTTTGCGAGCCATAAGCTATTTGGTTTTCGTTCTACATTTTATCCGGTATTTGTTAATCTCATTGATAATGCCATCTATTGGTTAAATCAAAGTAATACTGAAGAAAAGATTATAAGGTTACATGCTGATGATACTGGAGTTTATATATCTAATAATGGAATAGAAATCAATATTCAGGATCAAGACAGGATATTTATTATGGGATTTTCTCGTAAAAATCATGGTAGAGGAATGGGGTTGAGTATCAGTCAGGAGGTTCTCAATGCTGAGAACTACAGCTTATCTGTAGTTTCTCCTCGAGAGAAAAGCACAGTTACTTTTAAAATAACAAGAATTCAAACACAAGATAATGACTAA
- a CDS encoding DNA cytosine methyltransferase: protein MSDKKIKAVDFFCSGGGMSCGMQQAGIEIIAGIDHDISCKKTYEANIKGAEFIHADVFELKEETLEETLKLKKNDDNLLLIGCSPCQFWSIINTDKKKSNKSKDLLKEFRRFVEYFNPGHVVVENVPGVLKRQHESGLENFIVWLRTNGYAVHANIHEVSNYGVPQHRKRFTLIANRLSTKELQPIALNTKKVTVRDVLGEHNGFPKVNHGHKDKSEFMHSVAGLSELNLERLSLTPHNGGTRLSYVYDKRLAAPCHYKKINGFKDIYGRMYWDKPSPTITTKFFSFSNGRFAHPEEDRAISLREGATLQSFPKTYKFIGNSTESIARMIGNAVPPTYAKAIGKAIIQNYINGKI from the coding sequence ATGTCCGACAAAAAAATTAAAGCTGTTGATTTCTTCTGCTCTGGGGGTGGAATGAGTTGTGGTATGCAACAAGCAGGAATTGAAATAATAGCAGGAATTGATCATGATATCTCTTGTAAAAAAACTTATGAAGCTAATATTAAAGGTGCAGAGTTTATTCATGCTGATGTATTTGAACTAAAAGAAGAAACTCTTGAAGAAACGTTAAAACTTAAAAAAAATGATGATAATCTATTACTAATAGGTTGCAGTCCATGTCAGTTTTGGAGTATTATCAATACTGATAAGAAAAAGTCTAACAAGTCAAAAGATTTACTAAAAGAATTCAGACGTTTTGTAGAATATTTTAACCCTGGCCATGTAGTCGTGGAAAATGTTCCTGGGGTTTTAAAGCGACAACATGAAAGTGGCTTGGAAAACTTTATAGTTTGGCTTCGTACAAACGGATATGCAGTTCATGCAAATATTCATGAGGTAAGCAATTATGGAGTACCTCAACATCGTAAAAGATTCACCCTAATCGCAAATAGATTAAGTACTAAAGAACTTCAACCTATAGCGCTAAATACAAAAAAAGTTACTGTCAGAGATGTTTTAGGTGAACATAATGGTTTTCCAAAGGTAAACCATGGACATAAAGATAAATCTGAATTTATGCATTCGGTTGCCGGGTTGAGTGAACTTAACCTTGAAAGACTTAGTTTAACTCCACATAATGGAGGAACTAGGTTGTCTTATGTTTATGACAAAAGACTAGCTGCACCTTGTCACTATAAAAAGATAAATGGATTTAAAGACATTTATGGTAGAATGTATTGGGATAAACCCTCTCCAACAATAACTACAAAATTTTTCAGCTTTTCTAATGGTAGATTTGCTCATCCTGAAGAAGATCGTGCTATATCTTTGAGAGAAGGGGCTACTCTTCAGTCCTTTCCAAAAACTTATAAATTTATTGGTAATAGTACTGAAAGTATTGCAAGAATGATTGGCAATGCAGTGCCCCCAACTTATGCAAAAGCTATTGGGAAGGCAATAATTCAAAATTATATCAATGGCAAAATTTAA
- a CDS encoding condensation domain-containing protein, with protein MIKRKLMMVERIMYVDPETPVNCIFTAKIKGELPEQNFKTALEKIQQKHALLRVVIDSKTEKYPFFIEEKEIAPIPLRIVERKTDEDWLTESQKEWKILFEEEKTPLARVVWVRGQDVSEVFWAIPHCISDGTTGVTLMKELLQLLDNPALELEPYEAFTSVDEFLPSNFNVKSKKFKAKLYLTFARFFFMLQQKSKKRNLGKDYVLHQKLDPATTAQITERCKANGVSVHALLCSAFMQAFQEIKGKDAKGKVISPVDVRHFIPEIKEDHLFAFAPTVDLAIKKGSSDLLNNARQIKKDLVQKIGKMEARELLWMGEQMHPIVDRMISMLKSSNGGHDVTLSNMGRINIPNDYKNFSVETIFSPTVAFPWLNSNTLVTSTYNHQMDFIFLSNEDFLPKAEAATIKEKAIALMTTS; from the coding sequence ATGATCAAAAGAAAACTAATGATGGTGGAAAGGATCATGTATGTAGATCCCGAAACACCCGTAAACTGTATATTTACCGCTAAAATAAAAGGAGAACTTCCGGAGCAGAACTTTAAAACTGCTCTGGAAAAAATCCAGCAGAAACATGCGTTGCTAAGAGTGGTTATAGACTCTAAAACTGAGAAATATCCTTTTTTTATAGAAGAAAAAGAGATTGCTCCTATCCCACTCCGCATTGTAGAAAGAAAAACCGATGAAGACTGGTTGACAGAGTCTCAAAAAGAATGGAAAATCTTATTTGAGGAAGAAAAAACACCGCTTGCCCGTGTAGTCTGGGTAAGAGGACAGGATGTTTCTGAAGTATTTTGGGCCATCCCTCATTGTATTTCAGATGGAACCACAGGAGTAACTTTAATGAAGGAACTTCTTCAGCTTTTGGACAATCCTGCTTTAGAATTAGAACCTTATGAGGCTTTCACTTCCGTAGATGAATTTTTACCTTCCAACTTTAATGTAAAAAGTAAAAAATTCAAAGCCAAACTTTATCTGACCTTCGCCAGGTTCTTCTTTATGTTACAGCAAAAAAGTAAAAAGAGAAACCTTGGAAAAGACTATGTTCTTCACCAGAAACTGGATCCGGCAACCACAGCCCAAATTACGGAGAGATGCAAAGCTAACGGCGTTTCCGTACATGCTTTATTGTGTTCCGCGTTTATGCAGGCTTTCCAGGAAATAAAAGGGAAAGACGCCAAAGGTAAGGTCATCAGTCCGGTGGATGTCCGTCATTTTATTCCCGAGATCAAAGAAGATCATTTATTTGCTTTTGCTCCAACGGTTGACCTTGCGATTAAAAAAGGAAGCTCCGATCTGTTGAACAATGCCAGACAGATTAAAAAAGACCTTGTTCAGAAAATAGGAAAAATGGAAGCCCGCGAACTGCTGTGGATGGGTGAGCAGATGCACCCGATTGTTGACCGTATGATCTCCATGCTTAAATCAAGCAATGGAGGCCATGATGTAACCTTATCCAATATGGGCAGAATCAACATCCCCAACGATTATAAAAACTTCAGTGTAGAAACCATCTTCAGTCCAACCGTAGCATTTCCCTGGTTGAACTCAAACACTTTGGTGACAAGTACGTACAACCATCAGATGGATTTTATATTTTTGTCCAACGAAGACTTCCTTCCCAAAGCCGAAGCCGCTACAATAAAAGAGAAAGCCATAGCGCTTATGACCACCTCATGA
- a CDS encoding WS/DGAT domain-containing protein: MSCPVDIRRFATQVKNDHIFAFGLMIVVSANEKLSFIENLHAMQASVERKTSKLDPYITMMVMESGHDALNNFTKLLKNGKSSNDCMFSNLGRIQIPHEYKEFSVDTIFSPSVIGPLGNTTTMVVSTYRGKMDFSFVGSEGYLPYTEALAIRDEVMKIIKTQLEYIAVS; this comes from the coding sequence GTGTCCTGTCCTGTAGATATCAGACGTTTTGCCACCCAGGTGAAAAACGACCATATTTTTGCTTTTGGATTGATGATTGTGGTTTCTGCTAACGAAAAGCTGAGCTTTATAGAAAATTTACATGCTATGCAGGCTTCTGTAGAGCGTAAAACCTCTAAGCTTGATCCTTATATTACCATGATGGTGATGGAATCCGGGCATGATGCGCTGAATAATTTCACCAAACTTTTAAAGAACGGAAAATCCTCTAACGACTGTATGTTTTCCAATCTGGGGCGCATTCAGATTCCTCATGAGTATAAAGAATTCTCTGTAGATACTATTTTCAGCCCGTCTGTAATTGGTCCGTTGGGGAATACCACCACAATGGTAGTTTCTACCTACCGTGGAAAAATGGATTTTTCATTTGTAGGAAGTGAAGGGTATTTGCCTTATACGGAGGCTCTCGCCATCCGTGATGAAGTCATGAAGATCATTAAAACTCAACTGGAATATATAGCCGTATCATGA
- a CDS encoding condensation domain-containing protein, whose product MKRRLLFGERMLLGDGTEPFNAVIPFRLRGTFALKDIQQALAQIQKKHPWLKALIAHDEKNIPWFDVPENPISIPVRIVARKSEDHWQEESRREWNTLFDPKKLPLIRFVWLKGENVSDMLFAFHHCLCDGGSAMAFLNEFLKVLDNPNADIGIENPILGIEDVVPANILNSRKQKLKAKFIGRLAATAIKVIPTGKKSIDRQNDYLISWKVDETISQQLISYCKSNGATVNTFLSAALLQAFKK is encoded by the coding sequence ATGAAAAGAAGATTGTTATTTGGCGAACGAATGTTACTGGGAGACGGAACAGAACCGTTCAATGCGGTGATCCCTTTCAGACTCAGAGGTACCTTTGCATTAAAGGATATCCAGCAGGCTTTGGCTCAAATCCAGAAAAAGCATCCGTGGTTAAAAGCGTTGATCGCTCACGATGAGAAAAACATTCCTTGGTTTGATGTTCCTGAAAACCCAATTTCCATTCCGGTACGTATCGTTGCCCGAAAAAGCGAGGATCACTGGCAGGAAGAATCCAGAAGAGAATGGAATACCTTATTTGACCCTAAAAAATTACCCCTGATCCGATTTGTCTGGCTTAAGGGAGAAAACGTTTCTGACATGCTTTTTGCGTTCCACCATTGTTTATGCGATGGTGGTTCTGCAATGGCTTTTCTCAACGAATTTTTAAAAGTACTGGATAATCCCAATGCAGATATTGGAATAGAAAACCCTATTTTAGGTATTGAGGATGTAGTTCCAGCAAATATTTTAAACAGCCGAAAGCAAAAATTAAAAGCCAAATTCATTGGAAGATTAGCCGCTACAGCTATTAAGGTTATTCCTACTGGTAAAAAATCTATTGACCGTCAAAATGATTATTTAATCAGTTGGAAAGTAGATGAAACCATAAGCCAACAGTTGATTTCCTATTGCAAATCCAATGGTGCTACCGTGAACACGTTTTTAAGTGCTGCTTTGCTTCAGGCTTTCAAAAAGTAA